Proteins encoded by one window of Aphidius gifuensis isolate YNYX2018 linkage group LG2, ASM1490517v1, whole genome shotgun sequence:
- the LOC122850535 gene encoding SET and MYND domain-containing protein 4-like, producing the protein MENKKEYTTAKDKDYLRKSIEAYTKSIAFAPVESKELSLAYANRSAVLFRARLYEDCLLDIERSLKRGYPDKLKTKLFLRQSLCFKALKPSSELETGISKANAIQWLSYLKKYNRTYDITDKYSKMMNELNEPREIIKFIPEIKNDNAIIVGASDAIELKKTNENHQHIVATRDIKSGEFIYISEPFATTPGDKIRFTNCWHCCRQTWAAVPCDNCPNVIYCSDRCH; encoded by the exons ATGGAGaacaaaaaag AATACACTACTGCAAAAGATAAAGATTATTTACGCAAATCAATCGAAGCATACACAAAGAGTATTGCTTTTGCACCAGTTGAATCCAAAGAACTGTCATTGGCTTATGCAAATCGTTCAGCTGTATTGTTCAGAGCAAGACTCTATGAAGATTGTCTTCTTGACATTGAACGTTCATTAAAGAGAGGCTAtccagataaattaaaaacaaaattatttttacgtcaATCATTGTGTTTCAAAGCATTGAAACCAAGCTCAGAACTTGAAACAGGTATTTCAAAGGCTAATGCAATCCAGTGGctttcttatttaaaaaaatataatcgaaCATACGACATCACagataaatattcaaagatGATGAATGAGCTTAATGAACCacgtgaaattattaaatttataccagaaataaaaaatgataatgcaaTAATAGTTGGTGCATCTGATGCaattgagttgaaaaaaactaatgaaaatcatcaacatattGTTGCAACAAGAGACATCAAATctggtgaatttatttacatttctgAACCATTTGCAACAACTCCTGGTGATAAAATACGTTTTACAAATTGTTGGCATTGTTGTCGTCAAACTTGGGCAGCTGTACCATGTGATAATTGTCCGAACGTCATCTATTGCTCTGacagat GTCACTAA